One stretch of Pomacea canaliculata isolate SZHN2017 linkage group LG11, ASM307304v1, whole genome shotgun sequence DNA includes these proteins:
- the LOC112574916 gene encoding farnesoic acid carboxyl-O-methyltransferase-like, which yields MCSHDVRRNFSLDQLLLSCCRRQTSFTSSLNIPCEVVQCSSLLSSHLKDAGKMLKIVLPRLVTTTAACRPPSLHLTSLLSLPSRKRASDGAATSTMRREMSGDVAGAETPSFQYFWQPGSGFYGENLGRQAQPSVAICEEIVLSYIDAVPVPSPKGVFTIGDYGTCDGTVSLRLIHKVIDHLRNKHGPDLKIQVLYEDHASNDYNSLFKTIYGQTSYMTKFTNVFPLVCGTNFYKQCVPDNTCDIIMSSFATVYLSNESYVRCSNTMFPWRSTSQEELRAHREAAARDWQTFLLHRAAELKPGGLLFDVQAARLLGSNPPQTRTLTYPLAENFTGVGVECVQDIWTCFDLSWKELYMEGLITKEEFQSCTLPLTYRTLHEIKAPFENAAMSPVPQAGLNLLNDPQEFITHCSVKKLWRQKLQTDGVDDRMMFAQLLAKAFYLVLDATLRNTLRYTRPAEEHLPIIQRLQQTFIQKVAALNPETFRSEYVVVILAAQKSK from the exons ATGTGCAGTCACGATGTCAGACGCAATTTTTCACTGGATCagcttttgctttcttgttGCAGACGGCAGACGAGTTTCACAAGCTCCTTGAACATTCCCTGTGAAGTAGTTCAGTGCAGTAGTTTGCTCTCTTCACACCTGAAGGACGCTGGTAAGATGCTGAAGATTGTGCTCCCCCGTCTTGTGACCACGACTGCCGCTTGTCGCCCGCCATCTCTACATCTGACGTCACTGTTATCTCTACCGTCAAGGAAGAGGGCGTCAGATGGCGCTGCTACGTCAACGATGCGAAGAGAGATGTCTGGAGATGTAGCAGGTGCCGAGACACCTTCCTTTCAATACTTCTGGCAGCCTGGTTCTGGCTTCTATGGCGAAAATCTCGGAAGACAGGCACAACCTTCGGTTGCCATTTgtgaagaaattgttttatcTTATATCG ACGCCGTGCCGGTGCCTTCACCAAAAGGCGTGTTCACCATTGGTGACTATGGAACGTGCGATGGGACAGTGTCTCTACGACTGATACACAAGGTCATCG ACCACTTGCGAAACAAACATGGACCCGATCTGAAGATCCAGGTGTTGTACGAAGATCACGCATCCAACGACTACAACAGCCTCTTCAAAACTATTTACG GTCAAACCTCGTACATGACCAAGTTCACCAACGTGTTCCCCCTGGTATGTGGCACTAATTTCTACAAGCAGTGTGTACCTGATAACACCTGTGACATCATCATGTCCTCATTCGCTACGGTGTATTTGAGTAACGAGAG TTACGTGAGATGTTCCAATACAATGTTCCCCTGGCGGTCGACATCACAAGAGGAGTTGCGCGCTCACCGCGAGGCTGCAGCACGTGACTGGCAGACGTTCCTCCTCCACAGAGCAGCAGAACTCAAACCAG GTGGACTTCTTTTCGATGTTCAGGCTGCTAGACTCCTGGGGAGCAACCCTCCACAGACTCGAACTTTGACCTACCCTCTCGCTGAAAACTTCACTGGAGTGGGAGTAGAATGCGTCCAAGATATTTGGACTTGTTTTGATTTGAGTTGGAAGGAATTATACATGGAAGGACTAATtacaaaa GAGGAGTTCCAGTCGTGCACTCTTCCGCTGACATACCGGACTTTACACGAAATAAAGGCTCCTTTCGAGAATGCCGCCATGTCTCCAGTCCCACAGGCTGGTCTCAACTTGTTAAATGACCCACAAGAGTTTATCACTCATTGCTCTGTCAAGAAACTGTGGCGACAAAAGCTACAGACTG ATGGCGTTGACGACAGAATGATGTTTGCTCAACTTCTCGCAAAGGCATTTTATCTTGTGTTGGATGCGACTTTGAGAAACACTTTGAGATACACACGACCTGCTGAGGAACACTTACCCATAATCCAACGCCTCCAGCAGACGTTCATTCAAAAAGTTGCTGCCTTGAACCCAGAGACTTTTAGAAGTGAATATGTTGTGGTAATTCTCGCTGCACAGAAGTCAAAATGA